In Xenopus laevis strain J_2021 chromosome 2S, Xenopus_laevis_v10.1, whole genome shotgun sequence, a genomic segment contains:
- the dhrs11.S gene encoding dehydrogenase/reductase (SDR family) member 11 S homeolog, whose protein sequence is MFSAIKTLHQGVDVCINNAGLARPEPLLSGKTEGWKTMIDVNVLALSICTREAYQSMKERNIDDGHIININSMSGHRVVPTAVMHFYSATKYAVTALTEGIRQELREEKSHVRATSISPGLVETEFAFKLLDNDPEKAAATYESIKCLKAEDIASTVLYVLSAPPHVQIGDVQLRPTEQIS, encoded by the exons ATGTTCTCAGCAATAAAGACACTGCATCAAGGGGTGGATGTGTGTATCAACAATGCAGGTTTGGCCCGACCAGAGCCTTTGCTGAGCGGCAAGACAGAGGGATGGAAAACAATGATTGAT GTTAATGTCCTGGCACTCAGTATCTGCACAAGGGAGGCCTACCAGTCTATGAAGGAAAGGAATATTGATGATGGCCATATCATAAACATCAACAG catGAGTGGCCATAGAGTTGTTCCAACTGCAGTTATGCACTTTTATTCAGCTACAAAGTATGCTGTAACAGCCTTGACAGAAGGCATCCGGCAAGAGCTCAGAGAAGAAAAGAGTCATGTCCGAGCCACG AGTATATCGCCAGGTCTTGTGGAAACTGAATTTGCTTTTAAACTCCTTGATAATGATCCGGAGAAGGCTGCTGCAACGTATGAAAGTATAAAG TGTCTGAAAGCTGAAGATATAGCTAGCACTGTGCTTTATGTGCTCAGTGCTCCTCCTCATGTACAG ATTGGCGATGTTCAGTTGAGGCCTACTGAGCAAATATCCTAG